In the Agromyces flavus genome, CGCCGCTGATCGCGCTCGCCCCGCTTGGCTCAGCCGACGTGCGGACCGAGCGGCGTGCCCTGGTGGAACAGCATGCGGGGACGGCCGTCGCCGATCCGCCAGAGGGAGCTGCGTCGGCTGCGCATGCCGTCGGCATCGAGCGTGTACGTGAGGAGCGCCAGATCCGGTGCGACGAGTTCGACGCGTTCGCCCGTGACGACGGCCGACTGCACGTCGACGGCATCGGGGCCCGTCATGACGTCGATGAGCTCGTCGCGCGTCCACATGCGGCCGCTGCGACCGATCTCGCGGAACGACTCGTGGAGCAGGTCCTCGAGGGCCGACGGATCACGCCGGACCTCGGGCTCCAATAGGCGGCGTTCCGCTCCGGTCACGAGCACGGCGATCGACTCGGCATCCATGGATCGACCCTACGCCGTGGGACGCGTGGCGCGGAGGCGGACCGGACGCGTGCCCGCCCGGTCCGCATCGCCCGGGCTCAGCGTGCGCGCTCGAGTGCCGCCCGGGCCGACGCCTCGGGTCGCAGGTCGAGGCGTCGCAGCAGCTGCGCGTTGGCCGCCACGATGATCGTCGAGAGCGACATCAGGATGGCGCCCACGGACATCGGCAGGACGAACCCGATCGGCGCGAGCACGCCGGCCGCCAGCGGAACCGAGACCAGGTTGTAGCCGGCCGCCCACCAGAGGTTCTGCTTCATCTTGCGGTAGCTCGCGCGCGACAGCTCGATCACCGAGAGCACCGAGCGCGGGTCGCTCGAGGCGAGGATGACGCCGGCCGAGGCGATCGCGACATCCGTGCCGGCACCGATGGCGATGCCGACGTCGGCCTGCGCGAGCGCCGGCGCGTCGTTCACTCCGTCGCCGACCATCGCGACCGAGAGGCCCTCGCGCTGGAGCTCCTGGACCTTCGCGGCCTTGTCCTCGGGCCGCACGCCGGCGAAGACCCGGTCGATGCCGAGCTGCTCGGCGACCGTGCGGGCCACCGGCTCGGCGTCGCCCGTGATCATCACGACCTGGACGCCGACGGCGTGCAGCGCGTCGACGGCCTCGAGCGACTCGGGACGGACCTCGTCGGCGAGCGCGATCGCGCCCGCGACCTCGCCGTCGACCACGATGTGCAGCACCGTCGAGCCGCGCTCGGCCCACGCCGCCGACTCGGGCAGCGGCGCGAGCCCCTCGCGGGCGAGGAGTCCGGGGCCGCCGACGTGCACGGCGCGGCCGACCACGTCGGCGGTGACGCCGACCGCCGCCGACGCCTCGAAGCCGGATGCCGCCTGCAGAACGAGCTCGCGGCGCCCGGCCTCGACGACGATGGCCTTCGCGAGCGGGTGCTCGGAGTCGTGCTCGGCGGCCGCGGCGAGCGCGAGCACCTCGGACACGTCGTGGCCCGGCGCGGCCGCGGCATCCGTCACCGCGGGCTCGCCCCTGGTGAGCGTGCCCGTCTTGTCGAACAGCACCGCCTGGACCGTGCGCATGGTCTCGAGCGCGAGCCGGTCGGTCACGAGCACGCCACCGCGCGCCGCACGCTCGGTCGCGATCTGCACCACGAGCGGGATGGCGAGGCCGAGCGCGTGGGGGCACGCGATCACGAGCACCGTCACAGTGTGGATGACGCCCTCGTCGGGCAGGCCCACGAGCGCCCAGGCGACCGCGGTGATCGCGGCGGCGCCGAGCGCGAACCAGAACAACCAGCCGGCCGCGCGGTCGGCCAGGCGCTGCGCACGCGAGCTCGACGCCTGGGCCTGCGCGACGAGGCGCTGGATACCGGCGAGCGCGGTGTCGTCGCCGATCGCGCCGACCCGGACCCGGATAGCGGTGTCGGTGGCGACCGTGCCCGCGACGACGTGGTCGCCGGGGCCGCGGCTCACGGTGCGGGACTCGCCCGTGATCATCGACTCGTCCATCGCGGCGGTCCCGTCGATCACGTCGCCGTCGGCGGGCACGCGCCCGCCGGGACGGACGATCACGACGTCGCCGAGCGCGAGGTCGGACGGCGAGACGGTCTCGACCCCGGCATCCGTCACGCGTTCGGCCTCGTCGGGCAGGAGGGCCGCGAGCGCGTCGAGCGCCGAGGATGTCGCCGCGAGCGAGCGCATCTCGAGCCAGTGGCCGAGCAGCATGATCACGATGAGGAGGGAGAGCTCCCACCAGAAGTCGAGGTCGTGGGGGAAGAACCCGAGGCTCGAGCCGAGCGATGAGATGTACGCGACGGTGATCGCCATGCCGATGAGGAGCATCATGCCGGGCTTGCGCGCCCGCAGCTCCGACACGGCGCCCGTGAGGAACGGCGAGCCGCCCCAGAAGTAGATGACCGAGCCGAGCACGGGCGGGATCCACTGCACGATCGGGTTGTCTGGCAACTGGTAGCCGAAGAGGTCGGCGAACATCGCGCTGAACCCGATCGTCGGGATCGCGAGGCCGAGCATGATCCAGAACAGGCGGCGGAACTGGCCGACGTGGTCTCCGTGGCCCGCGTGACCGGCGTGCATGTCATGTCCCGCGTGCACGTCATGTCCCGCGTGCACGTCGTGCGTCTCATGTCCCGCGTGCACGTCATGTCCCGCGTGCACGTCGTACGTCTCATGTCCCGCGTGCGTGTCGTGCCCGGCGTGCATCTCGTGTCCCGCGTGCATGTCGTGCCGCGCGTGCACGTCGTGGCCCGCGTGCACGTCGTGTCCCGCGTGCATATCGTGCCTGGCGTGCGTGTCGTGCTCCGCGTGGCCGGCCGCGGCCGTGCCGGCGTCGTGGGGGCGCTGCGTGTCCATGGTGACCTCCGAGCCTGTGCCGTCGAATATACCCCTAGGGGGTATTTCTCCACAACCATGAGGACAACGTCATCATTCCCGCATCACGGCATCGCCGCACCCACCGGGGTGGACCGATCGTTTGCAGGCCGGTGGTGCGGGCCCGGAGGATGGAATCATGCCCGCGATCCCGGGAGCGACGCCCGACGCACTCGACGCCGCGCTCGCCGATCCGATCGAGGTCGCGCGGCGGCTCGACGTCGATCCCGAACGAGGCCTCACCGCCGCCGACGCCGCCACCCGCCTGGCCGCCCACGGACCGAACGAGCTCCGCAGTGCCGGGGGTACCCCGTTCTGGCGACGTGTCGTCGCCCAGGTCGCCGACCCGCTGATCCTGCTGCTCATCGCGGCGATCGCCGTCTCCCTGATCGCCTGGCTGGTGGAGGGCGCGGAGGGCTGGCCGATCGACGCCATCGTCATCTTCGGCATCATCGTCCTCAACGCGGTGCTCGGCCTCGTGCAGGAGTCCCGCGCGGAGCGCGCGGTCGCGGCGCTCGCCGTGATGACCCGCGCTCGCTCCACCGTGCTGCGCGACGGCACCCTCCGCACGGTCCCGAGCGCCGAGCTGGTACCGGGCGACCTCCTCGTGCTCGCCGAGGGCGACCAGGTCGGCGCCGACGCGCGCGTCGTCCGCGCGACCTCGCTGCAGGTGGCGGAGGCGGCGCTCACGGGCGAGAGCACGACGGTCGAGAAGCATCCCGAGACCCTCACCGAGCGCGTTCCGCTCGGCGACCGTCACGACATGGTGTTCAAGGGCACCGCGGTGAGCCGCGGCACCGGACGCGCGATCGTGACCGCGACGGGCATGTCGACCGAGATGGGCGCGATCGCGACCCTGCTCGACGAGACCGTGGCCGAGCCCACGCCCCTCCAGGTCGAGGTCGGACACCTCGGTCGCACGCTCGGCCGCATCGTGATCGGCATCGCCATCGTCGTGATGCTCACGGTCGCGCTCGTACAGGGCGTGCGCACCCCGTCCGAGTGGGTCACGGTGCTGCTGCTCGGCGTGTCGCTCGCCGTCGCGGCCGTGCCGGAGGGCCTGCCCGCCATCCTGTCGCTGGTGCTCGCGCTGGGGGTGCAGCGGATGGCGCGGCGCAACGCCGTCGTGAAGACGCTTTCGAGCGTCGAGACGCTCGGTTCCGCCTCGGTGATCTGCACCGACAAGACCGGCACGCTCACGACGAACCAGATGACGATCCAGCGGATCGTCACGGCGTCCGGCACGGTCGACCTCGGGGGCGTGGGCTACGCGCCCGTCGGCCGGGCGACCGTGAAGGGGCGTCCGCTCGAGGATGGGCCGCTGCGGACCGAGGTCGGGATCGTGCTCGGCGCGGGCTCGCTCGCGAACGACGCGCAGCTCGCCGAGCGCGAGGGCGAGTGGAGGATCGAGGGCGATCCGACCGAAGCGGCGTTCCTCGTCGCGGCGCGCAAGCTCGAGGGCACCACGGTCGAGGCGGCGCGCTACGACCGGGTGGGCGAGGTGCCGTTCAGCTCCGAACGGAAGATGATGTCGACGGCGCACCGGCACGAGCGCGGCGACCTCGTGGTGCTGAGCAAGGGCGCGCCCGACGTCCTGCTCGAGCACTGCACGCGCATCCGCATCGGGCCCGACATCGTCCCGCTCGACGCCGTGCGACGCGCGCGGGCGCTCGCCGACGCCGAGGCGCTGTCCGAGGAGGCGTTCCGCACGATCGGCGTGGCCTACCGACCGGCGCCGGAACTCGGGGGCGGCGACGGCGGGCCGGATGTCACGGGGTTCGACGAGTCCGCGGAGCACGACCTCGTCTACGCGGGGGTCGTGGGCATCATCGACCCGCCGCGTCCCGAGGTGCGGCCGGCCATCGCCGAGGCGCGCGCCGCCGGCATCCGCGTCGTCATGATCACCGGCGACCATCCGGCGACCGCGGCGCGCATCGCCCGCGACCTCGGAATCATCGACGAGGACGGCATCGCGCTGCCCGGCGCGCGCCTCGACGGCATGGACGACCGCCAGCTGCGCGACGCCGTGCGCACGGTCTCGGTGTTCGCGCGCGTCGCCCCGCAGCACAAGCTCCGCATCGTCGACGCACTGCAGGCCGAGGGGCTGATCGTCGCGATGACCGGGGACGGCGTCAACGACGCGCCCGCCCTGAAGTCGGCGGACATCGGCATCGCGATGGGCATCACGGGCACCGAGGTCACGAAGGAGGCGGCGAACATGGTGCTCGCCGACGACGATTTCGCCACCATCGTGCACGCGGTCCGCGAGGGCCGTGGCATCTTCGACGACATCCGGAAGTTCCTGCGCTACCTGCTCTACTCGAACATGGGCGAGGTGCTCACGGTGTTCCTGGGCGTGGTCTTCGCGGGCGCGCTCGGCTTCACGGCGGCGAGCGAGGGGGGTCTCGTGCTCCCGCTGGTCGCCACGCAGATCCTGTGGATCAACCTCGTCACCGACTCCGGGCCTGCCCTCGCGATGGGCGTCGACCCCGAGATCGACGACGTCATGGCCCGCCCGCCGCGCGGCCTCCACGATCGCGCCATCGACCTCGGCATGTGGATCGGCATCGGCGTGACGGGCCTCGTCATCGCGGTCATCACGCTCCTGACGATGGACATGTTCCTGCCGGGTGGAATCGTCCCCGGCGGGACCGACACGTTCGACGTCGCGCGCACGGCCGGATTCACGACGCTCGTGTTCGCGGGGCTGTTCACGGCCTTCAACGCGCGCTCGGCGACCTCGAGCGCGTTCCGCGGCCTGTTCACCAACCGCTGGCTGTGGGGCGCGGTCGCGCTCGCCGTCGTGCTCCAGGTCGCCGTCGTCTCGCTGCCGCCGCTGCAGGTCGCGTTCGGCACCGCTCCGCTCGACGGCGTGCACTGGCTGGTGTGCGCGGGCATGGCCTCGGTCGTGCTGTGGGTCGAGGAGCTGCGCAAGCTCGGCATCCTCCTGGCGACGCGGCGACGTGCGGATGGCGCCGGCGCGCGGTTTCGCGCTGCGTGAACATGCGCGCGCTCGGGTCCGGCGGCATGCTGGGATGACGCCATGGACCTGCTCATCCTCGGTGGAACCCAGTGGCTCGGACGTGCGCTCGCCGGGGAGGCGGTGCGTCGCGGACATCGCGTGACGTGCCTCGCACGCGGCGAGGCGGGTGCGGTCGCGCCCGGGGCCGAGCTCGTCGTCGCCGACCGCGACGCGGCGGGGACCGCTGCCTACTCCTCCGTGGTCGGTCGGCACTGGGACGCGGTCGTCGACCTGACCCGCCAGCCGGGGCACGCCCGCCGCGCTGCGGCCGCACTGGCCGAGCAGGTCGACCACGTGACCTTCATCTCCTCGTGCAGCGTGTACGCGCGACACGACGAGCCCGGTGCCGACGAGTCGGCCGAGCTGCTGCCGCCGCTCGACGCCGACGACTCCGCACCCGAGACCTACGGCGAGGCGAAGGTCGCCTGCGAGGCGGCGTGGCGCGACGCCGCGGCGGAGCGCCTGCTCGTCGTGCGACCCGGCCTCATCGGCGGTCCCGGCGACCCGTCCGACCGGGCGGGCTATTGGGTCGCGCGTGCGGCTCGCGACGACGCGCCCATGCTCGTGCCCGACATCCCGGACAGCGCCGTGCAGGTCATCGACGTGCGCGACCTCGTCCGCTTCGTGCTCGACGCGATCGAGCGCGGGCTCGTCGGGACGTTCAATGCGGTGGGGCCGCGCACCACCTTCGCCGACTGGCTCGCCGCCTCTCGGGAGGTCGGCGGACACGATGGCGAGCTCGTCACGGCCTCCCCCGGCCGACTCGTCGAGCTGGAGATGGCCGAGTGGGCGGGTCCCGACTCGCTGCCGCTCTGGATCGCCGATCCGACCTGGGACGCGTTCCTCGACCGCTCGAACGCGGCCGCGGTGCGCACGGGCCTCGAGCTGCGCCCGATGCGCGAGCATCTCGTCGACGCGCTCGCTTGGGAGCGAGAGGCGGGGCTCGATCGCTCACGCCGCGCGGGACTCGGCCCGGATCGGGAACGCGAGCTGATCGACGCCCTCCGGCGCTGATCGACGCGCGCCGTCCGGGATCGCGGACGGTGCGCGGGGGACGACCCGAGCGGCGCGGCATCCGCGTCGCTAGCCTCGGAAGATGACCGGCCCCGTCCTCTCGCACGACCCGCTCTGGCCACGCGCGGGCGACTGGCCCGCGATCGAGGCGCTCGCCGACGGGGCCCGCGCCGACCTCACGATCCTCGGCGTGCCGGCGTCGCGCTCGTCGCTCTCGCCCACGAACGCGCACACCACGCCGGCAGCGATCCGGGAGGCGCTGCGGCGGTACAGCCCAGCGCTCGTGCCCGACCGGTCGCGCGACGTGTTCGGCCCGCCCGACGCGCGCCCGCCCGGCGTGGTCGACCTCGCGGAGCTCGGGTACGCCGACGCGGGCGACATCGACGAGCCCGACGGCGAGGCCGGTGAGGCGCGCACGCGCGCCCGCGTCGCCGAGGTGCTCGACCGTTCCGACGCGATCATCGCGCTCGGCGGCGACAACTCGGTGACCGTCGCGACCGCGCTGGGCGCGTGGGGCGACGACCTCGCCCGCGCCGGACTGGTGACGATCGACGCCCACCACGACCTGCGGGAGGGGGTATCGAACGGCTCGCCGGTGCGTCGGCTCATCGAGGCCGGCCTCGATCCGCGCCGCATCGTGCAGATCGGCATCGCCGACTTCGCGAACTCGGCCGCGTATGCGCGCCGGGCCGAGGAACTGGGCATCACCGTGGTCCACCGCGACGAGCTGCACCATCGGCAGCTCGGCGCGCTCATGGCCGAGGCGCTCCTGATCGCGGGCGCGGCAGGCGGCCCGGTCCACCTCGACGTGGACGTCGACGCGTGCGACCGCTCGGTCGCGCCCGCCTGCCCCGCGTCGGTCCCCGGGGGCCTGACGGCGTGGGAGCTTCGCGCGCTCGTCCGCGCCGCGGCATCCGACCCGCGCGTTCGAAGCGCCGACCTCGTCGAGATCGACGCGACCACCGATGCGCCCGACGGTCGCACGGTTCGCCTCGCGGCGCTCTGCGTGCTCGAGTTCGCGGCGGGAATCGCGATTCGGAAGGTGCCGCCGCCCGAGGAGGGTGGCAGACTCGGCGCATGAAGACGCTCGTGCTCGTCCGCCACGCGAAGTCGGCGTGGGGCGACCCGACGCTCGCCGACCACGACCGCCCGCTCAACGATCGCGGCCGACGCGATGCGCCCGAGATGGGCCGGCGCCTCCGCGAGCGCGGCGTCGCACCCGACGCGATCCTGTCGAGCACCGCGGTGCGCGCTCGCAGCACGGCCGAGGCGATCGCCGACGAGCTCGGCGCGGCGCGCGGCGTGCTCGCGTTCGACGAGCGGCTCTACGGCTCGTCGCCCGAGACGATCCTCGAGGTCGTCGGCGAGGTCGACGACGAGATGACGACCGTCCTCGTCGTCGCGCACGATCCGGGCATGTCCGATCTCGCGAACCAGCTGTCGGGCGAGATCGAGCACATGCCCACGTGCGGCGTGGCCGAGTTCCGCTTCGCCGCGTGGTCGTGGTCCGAGATCGGCGAGGCCGAACCGCTCGAGGTGCACCTCGACACCCCGCACTGACGGGGCGTCCCGACAGCGAGTCCGAGGGCGACGTTCAGTCGCCGGATGCGGCGAGCATGCGCCGCACGTACGGCGTCGCCGGGTCGGCGGCGAGCTCATCCAACGTGCCGCGCTGCGTGACGCGGCCGTCCTCGAGTACGAGCACGGCGTCGGCGAGCGCCGCGGCGTCGGCGCGGCTGTGGGTCACGAAAACCGTCGCGCCGCCGAACTCGCGAACGTGCGCGGCGAGCTCGGCGCGCATGTCGTCGCGCACCTCGACGTCGAGCGCCGACATCGGCTCGTCGAGCAGCAGCACATCGGGCTCGGCGGCGAGCGCTCGCGCGAGCGCCACCCGTTGCGCCTGGCCGCCCGACAGCTCGCCCGGCAGCCGGTCGGCGAGGGCGGCCAGGCCGTAGCGCTCGAGCCACGGCTCGGCGACGGCGCGGGCGGCGACGCGCGAGACGCCGCGCATCCGTGCGGCGAAGCCCACGTTGTCGCGCACGGTGAGATGGGGGAACAGCACGTGGTCCTGGAACACGACGCCGACGCGACGACGTTCGGGCGGCAGCTCGTCGACCGTCCGGTCGCCGATCCGCACCCCACCCGCGTCGAGCGGCACGAGTCCCGCGATCGCGGCGAGCAGGGTCGACTTGCCGGCTCCGTTCGGGCCGATGACGGCGAGCGGATGTCCCGGCGCGACGTCGAACGCGGCGGCGACCCGGTGCCCGCCGCGCGTGACCGTCACATCGGCCCGGAGGATCGGATGCGCCGACGTCGACGCCTGGCCGGGCGTCATCCGCGCACCCCCGGAAGCCAGCGGTCGCGCAGCCCGAGCAGCACCCCGACGGACACCGCGAGGAGTAGCAGCGCGAGCGCCACGGCCTCGTCGGGATCGGTCTGCATCGCGAGGTAGCTCGCGATCGGCAGGGTGCGGGTGACGCCCGGCAGCGAGCCCGCGAAGGTGATGGTCGCGCCGAACTCGCCCATCGCGCGCGTGAAGCACAGCACGGCCCCGGCCGCGACACCGGGAGCGACGAGCGGGAGCGTCACGTGCCGGAACACCTGCCAGCGGGACGCGCCGAGCGTGGCGGCCGCGAGCTCGGTGCGGCGGTCCGTCGAGCGCAGGGCGCCCTCGACGGCGAAGACGAGGAACGGCAGCGAGACGAACAGCTGCGCCAGGACGACCGCGCCCGACGTGAACGGGATGGTCACGCCGAGCGCGTCGGCCAGCGGACCGCCGAGCAGTCCGCGTCGTCCGAGGAGCAGGAGGAGGGCGATGCCGCCGATCACGGGTGGCAGCACGAGCGGCACCGTGACGGCGGCGCGCAGCAGGCGTCGCGGCAGCGTCGGCCACGTCGCCGCCCTCGCCAGCACGGCCGCGAGCGGCACGCCCAGTACGAGGCTGAGCGCCGTGGCGAGACCGGCCGTCACGACCGACAGCACGAGCGCCTCACGCACGGACTCGCGAGCGATGAGCTCGGGAAGCTGCGCCCAGGGCGCGCGCACGACCAGGGCGACGAGCGGGAGCACGAGCACCCCGAGGCCCACGACCCCCAGCGTCGCGACCGGCCACGCGAGCCGATCGGAAGAGCGGTTCACGGCGCGCCGAATCCCAGGCGCTCGAGCACCGCCCGGCCGTCCGCACCGGTGACGAGTGCGACGAACGCCTCGGCGGCGTCGAGTTGCGGCGCGGTCGCGAGCGCGGCGACGGGGTAGCGATTGACGACGGATGCCGCAGCCGGGACCTCGATGCCCTCGACCGCGTCGCCCGCCGCGAGCACGTCGGTGCGGTACACGAGCGCCGCGTCGACCTCGCCGAGCGACACCTTGGTCAGCACGGCCCTCACGTCGGACTCGAGCGTGTCGGGCGTCGCCACGACGCCCTCGGCGTCGAGCAGCGTCGCCGATGCGCCGCCGCACGGGACGGACGGGTCGCACAGCGCGACCCTGAGATCGGCGCGGGCCAGGTCGTCGAGCCCCGACACCGCCGCCGGGTTCCCGGCGGGCACCACCAGCTCGAGCGTGTTGGTCGCGAACACGGTGGAGCCATCGACGAGGGCGGCGTCGACGAGCGCCTGCATGGGCGGCTCGGCCGCGGCGGCGAACACGTCGGCGGGCGCGCCCTCGACGACCTGCTGCGCGAGCGCCGCACTGCCGCCGAAGTTCAGCACGACCTCCACCGACGGGTTGCGCTCCTCGAAGCGGTCGGCGAGCGCCTCGAAGGCGTCCGTCAGGGATGCCGCGGCGAAGACGGTGAGCGTCGCGGGTGCGAGCCCGTCGGAATCCGGCGCCGCCGGCGTGGAGGGGCCACCGTCGCCGGCGGAGGGCGCGCAGCCGGCCAGCGCGAGTCCAGCGGCGGCGACGGCCGCTGCCACAGCGAGGCGCGACATCCGCCTCACGGGTCGGCCCGTTGCGGCAGCTCGATCGACACGACGGTCGCCTTCGCGCTCGCGGCCGCGAGCATGCCGGGTTCGAGGCCGAGCTCGTCGGCGGCTTCGCGGCTCATGAGCGAGACGATGCGGAACGGGCCGGCACGCAGTTCGACCTGCGCCATCACCCCGTCGCGGCGGACCGCGGTGACGAGGCCGACGAAGCGGTTGCGCACCGACGCGCGGGCGAGGGGGAACGCGTCGGCGAGGGCGCCGCCCTCGGGCTGCTCGGCGAGGAGGCGTGCGAGTTCCGCGCCGTCGACGACCTGCATGCCGTTGGCTCCACGGCCGAGCTCGAGGCGGCCCTGGTCGGCCCAGCGGCGCACCGTGTCATCGCTCACGCCGAGCAGCGCGGCCGCCTCGCTGATACGGAACCGAGTCATGCCGCGTACCGCGACTGCGTCTCCATGACGTCATCGTAGCCGCGGATGCGGATTCAGTGGGAAACCGTCGAGGTGTCTCCATCGCGTCCGCGCAGCGCGCTCCATCGGTCGGCGGTCAGCACCATGACACGCTCATCGCCGTCGGCCGGGACCTCCTCGAAGCCGAGCCGTTCGGCGAGCACCTTCGAGGCCGAGTTGCCCCACGTCATGTGCGCCTCGCAGCGCACTGCGCCCAGCTGCTCGAAGGCGAGCTCGAGCATCGCCTCGGCCGCCTCGCGCGCGTACCCACGACCCTGCCAGTCGGGGCCGATCACCCAGCCGACGTCCACCCGGCGGTCGGCGCGTTCGAGCGAGCGCAGGTGCAGCGACGCGTCGCCGATCAGCCGGTCGTCGAGCAGCACGGCGAGTGCGAGGAAGTCGTCGAGCTGTTCCAGCCGCGTATGCCGCGTGCGATGGGCGAGGTGCACGAACGATTCGGCGCGCGTGCGCAACGGCCACGACAGGTGCTCGACCACGCGAGGATCGGACTGGAGCGCGTACCACGCGTCGGCATCGG is a window encoding:
- a CDS encoding GNAT family N-acetyltransferase translates to MSRTTEGPPELDDHDGHSFASLLRSMIPQRPRFMRGPRIHDGVRSPVIRTERLVLRPHRLADADAWYALQSDPRVVEHLSWPLRTRAESFVHLAHRTRHTRLEQLDDFLALAVLLDDRLIGDASLHLRSLERADRRVDVGWVIGPDWQGRGYAREAAEAMLELAFEQLGAVRCEAHMTWGNSASKVLAERLGFEEVPADGDERVMVLTADRWSALRGRDGDTSTVSH